The following proteins are encoded in a genomic region of Corylus avellana chromosome ca4, CavTom2PMs-1.0:
- the LOC132177886 gene encoding serine/threonine-protein kinase ZRK1-like, giving the protein MEEIITATNNFDSTHIMQNCAFHNKETIFDMDDYIVDLNYDMYKGYLDDRPIIVKKFMYSSLEEDKARSYAIRDIVIATQMSNHNNVLKLLGCCLEFPIPALVHEYAANGVLNDKGGFGADEEFLPWKIRLRIAKQLANALTYLHTALLRPVIHRDIRPSSIFLDHNFVPKLSNFSVSITIPPHQSYASDDTDIMSLYCVPEYLESCSVTEKSDVYSFGMLLLIFLTGKSAKAISWKIRPLIYSYVREHVLNEQMITKIMDPNIFSEEGGDGQAQQVKAFLALALTCLRWKGEERPDMIDVAKELMRIDKSI; this is encoded by the exons atggag GAGATCATCACAGCAACAAACAACTTCGATTCAACTCACATTATGCAAAATTGTGCATTTCATAATAAGGAGACCATATTTGATATGGATGATTATATTGTTGATCTGAATTATGATATGTATAAGGGTTATCTAGATGATCGCCCAATCATTGTTAAGAAGTTCATGTACTCGTCCTTGGAGGAGGATAAAGCTCGGTCCTATGCTATACGTGACATCGTCATTGCAACCCAGATGAGCAACCATAACAACGTTTTAAAGCTCTTAGGCTGTTGTTTAGAATTTCCTATACCGGCTCTTGTGCATGAATACGCAGCAAATGGAGTTCTCAATGATAAAGGAGGTTTTGGAGCTGATGAAGAATTCCTACCTTGGAAGATCAGGTTGCGTATTGCTAAGCAGCTTGCAAATGCACTTACGTATCTCCACACTGCTCTTCTCAGGCCAGTCATCCATAGGGATATAAGACCCTCCTCCATTTTCTTGGACCATAACTTTGTTCCTAAACTCTCCAACTTCTCAGTCTCCATAACAATCCCTCCTCACCAATCGTATGCAAGTGATGATACGGATATTATGTCTTTGTACTGTGTTCCTGAATATTTAGAGTCTTGTTCTGTTACCGAGAAAAGTGATGTCTATAGCTTCGGCATgcttttacttattttcttaACAGGGAAAAGTGCTAAAGCTATTTCTTGGAAAATAAGGCCATTAATTTATAGCTATGTGAGAGAACATGTTCTAAACGAGCAGATGATCACTAAAATTATGGATCCCAATATTTTTAGCGAGGAAGGAGGAGATGGACAAGCACAACAAGTGAAAGCTTTTTTAGCACTAGCTTTGACATGCCTTCGATGGAAAGGTGAAGAAAGGCCTGATATGATTGATGTGGCAAAAGAGCTCATGCGGATTGACAAGTCCATATGA